From Nicotiana tabacum cultivar K326 chromosome 15, ASM71507v2, whole genome shotgun sequence, the proteins below share one genomic window:
- the LOC107784954 gene encoding F-box protein PP2-B10-like has protein sequence MDYFGLLPEGCVSDIISFTSPKDAAISSAISRGFKSASESDTIWEKFLPSDYQHIISKSDSQLVFSSKKELYFSLCDSPVLVDGGKLSFSLDKKTGKKCFMLAARELAISWGVDTPWYWEWISHSESRFSEVAHLKGVSWLDIRGKIETQILSKRTKYVAYLVFKLVEGHEGLEIANAYVRFVNRDSKKEAEERASVVSLVEQKVKRGIKRNVKRPRKRVDGWMEIEMGIFFNETGEEGDVEARLMEITRLHGKGGLIVQGMEFRPE, from the exons ATGGATTATTTTGGGTTGTTACCAGAAGGTTGTGTATCTGATATTATCTCCTTCACTTCGCCAAAAGATGCAGCTATTTCTTCTGCTATTTCAAGAGGATTTAAGTCTGCTTCTGAATCAGACACAATTTGGGAAAAGTTTTTGCCGTCTGATTATCAACATATTATCTCTAAATCTGACTCTCAACTGGTTTTCTCCTCTAAAAAGGAACTTTATTTCAGTCTCTGTGATTCCCCTGTTCTTGTTGATGGAGGCAAACTG AGCTTTTCACTTGATAAAAAAACAGGGAAAAAATGTTTTATGTTGGCAGCAAGGGAACTTGCTATTTCTTGGGGAGTTGATACACCATGGTATTGGGAATGGATATCTCACTCTGAATCcag ATTTTCAGAAGTGGCTCATCTCAAGGGTGTAAGTTGGTTAGATATCCGAGGCAAGATTGAAACTCAAATACTGtcaaaaagaacaaaatatgTTGCTTATTTAGTGTTCAAATTGGTAGAAGGACATGAGGGACTAGAAATTGCTAATGCATATGTTAGATTTGTGAATCGCGATAGCAAGAAGGAAGCTGAGGAACGAGCTAGCGTTGTGAGTCTAGTTGAACAAAAAGTTAAGAGAGGTATTAAACGTAATGTGAAACGTCCACGAAAAAGAGTTGATGGATGGATGGAAATAGAAATGGGAATTTTTTTCAATGAAACTGGAGAGGAGGGAGATGTTGAAGCGCGATTAATGGAGATTACGCGACTTCATGGGAAAGGTGGCCTCATTGTTCAAGGAATGGAGTTTCGACCAGAATGA